The following are encoded together in the Candidatus Binataceae bacterium genome:
- the proB gene encoding glutamate 5-kinase, with protein MSQVDYKPALIEPTRRIVIKVGSAVLSDLDGLQIATIDHLAAQIDAIIRAGREVVLVTSGAIAAGRVRLGRRGASMAERQAAAATGQIELMRQWAKAFDARGRTVAQILVTHEDLAERKRRDNAIHTIQALLAAGVLPIVNENDTVAVEEIRMGDNDVLSSLVAGMVQAGLLIILSDVAGVLTGDPRKRADARLIPLITDAEAGMRGLVAESAGPLGSGGMATKLKAARQAAQAGISVIIAPGREAGTLSAAMDPAREIGTLILPSRTRLKGHKQWIAFALRPAGALAVDDGAAEALRRKGRSLLATGIREVRGDFASGDCVSLLDHAGVEFGRGLVNYPSIDVARLKGQRSADIARLLGYKVADEIIHRNNFVLLEELA; from the coding sequence ATGTCCCAGGTAGATTACAAACCCGCGTTGATCGAGCCCACGCGGCGCATAGTGATCAAAGTCGGTAGCGCAGTGCTGTCGGACCTCGACGGCCTGCAGATTGCAACGATTGATCATCTGGCCGCGCAGATCGATGCGATCATCCGCGCGGGCCGCGAAGTCGTGCTCGTGACCTCGGGTGCGATCGCCGCCGGGCGCGTGCGTCTCGGCCGCCGTGGCGCTTCGATGGCCGAGCGGCAGGCCGCCGCCGCCACCGGCCAGATCGAATTGATGCGACAGTGGGCCAAGGCCTTCGACGCACGCGGCCGCACCGTGGCGCAGATCCTCGTGACGCATGAGGACCTCGCGGAGCGCAAGCGCCGCGACAACGCGATCCACACCATTCAGGCGCTGCTCGCCGCCGGCGTGCTGCCGATTGTCAACGAGAACGACACGGTCGCCGTCGAAGAGATCCGCATGGGCGATAATGATGTACTCTCCTCGCTCGTCGCCGGCATGGTGCAGGCGGGCCTGCTGATCATTCTGAGTGACGTCGCCGGGGTGCTCACCGGAGACCCGCGCAAACGCGCCGATGCCCGCCTGATTCCCCTGATCACCGACGCCGAAGCCGGGATGCGCGGGCTGGTCGCCGAGAGCGCCGGACCGCTCGGCAGCGGCGGGATGGCGACCAAGCTCAAAGCGGCGCGCCAGGCGGCGCAGGCCGGGATCAGCGTGATCATCGCACCCGGCCGCGAGGCCGGCACGCTCAGCGCCGCGATGGATCCGGCCCGCGAGATCGGCACGCTGATACTGCCGTCGCGCACGCGGCTCAAGGGCCACAAACAATGGATCGCCTTTGCCCTGCGCCCGGCCGGCGCGCTCGCGGTGGACGACGGCGCGGCGGAAGCGCTGCGGCGCAAGGGGCGCAGCCTGCTCGCCACCGGCATTCGCGAGGTTCGCGGCGACTTCGCCAGCGGCGATTGCGTCAGCCTGCTCGACCACGCCGGCGTAGAATTCGGCCGCGGCCTCGTCAACTATCCCTCAATCGATGTCGCCCGGCTCAAGGGCCAACGTTCAGCCGATATCGCGCGGCTGTTGGGCTACAAGGTCGCCGACGAGATCATTCATCGCAACAATTTCGTCCTGCTCGAAGAACTCGCATGA
- the secA gene encoding preprotein translocase subunit SecA, with the protein MATAFNQISRKLFGSRNDRELKRMRPSVDRINQLEPEFAKKSADELCALIQDWRTRLSGIEDREEREGAMWDLLPEVFAAVREAAKRTLGQRHFDVQLIGGMVLHQGKIAEMKTGEGKTLVATLPAVLNALAGRGVHVVTVNDYLARRDSEWMGRIYNFLGLSVGVIVHGLTDPQRKAAYGCDITYGQNNEFGFDYLRDNMKFNLEEYVQREHYFAVVDEVDSILIDEARTPLIISGASEESTDTYYVVDRVIPRLKLEEHYTVDEKLRTVALTEAGVTRVEELLGVDNLYDPRNILMLHHANQGLKAHALFKRDVDYVVKDGQVVIVDEFTGRLMPGRRWSDGLHQAVEAKENVKIESENQTLATITFQNYFRMYKKLSGMTGTADTEAVEFREIYNLEVMVMPTNQPMVRVDNHDVVFKTEAEKFDAVVEEIKDCYERGQPVLVGTVSIEKSERVAHLLKKTGVKHHVLNAKNHEREAEIVAQAGRHKAVTISTNMAGRGTDIVLGGNPAGLAAAEAGTRDPDDPNFQAALERHRLQCAAEREQVLAAGGLHILGTERHESRRIDNQLRGRSGRQGDPGSSRFYLSLEDDLLRIFGADRLKGLMGAIGMEDNEPIEHRWISRAIENAQKKVEAHNFDMRKHLLEYDDVMNRQREVIYHRRRELLSGAPLKEDILEMCDDQLEEIVNAHVDNDKDFDDWDWKELEEATFKQFRFHPNFRESLNGAKLDGPDDLIEIARERVHQLYDQREAEFTEPIMRQIEKFVMLQTLDGLWKDHLLAMDHLKEGIGLRGYGQRNPLVEYQKEGFDMFEAMMRITRQDVVEKVFSVQVRHEAEAAPVEQVAPPRPQRVVMSHGSETVNAESVAVKRDGDKLGRNDLCHCGSGKKYKRCHGK; encoded by the coding sequence ATGGCTACAGCGTTTAACCAGATCTCGCGCAAACTTTTCGGCTCCAGAAACGATCGCGAATTGAAACGGATGCGGCCGTCGGTTGATCGTATCAATCAACTCGAGCCGGAATTCGCCAAGAAAAGCGCCGACGAGTTGTGCGCACTTATCCAGGATTGGCGGACGCGGCTGAGCGGGATTGAAGACCGGGAAGAGCGTGAAGGCGCCATGTGGGACCTGCTCCCCGAAGTCTTCGCCGCCGTGCGCGAAGCCGCCAAACGCACGCTCGGGCAACGCCACTTCGATGTCCAGCTCATCGGCGGCATGGTGCTCCATCAGGGCAAAATCGCTGAGATGAAGACCGGCGAGGGCAAGACCCTCGTCGCCACGCTGCCCGCGGTGCTTAACGCGCTCGCGGGCCGCGGCGTCCACGTCGTCACGGTCAACGACTACCTCGCGCGGCGCGACTCGGAGTGGATGGGGCGTATCTACAATTTCCTCGGCCTGAGCGTCGGCGTGATCGTTCACGGCCTGACCGACCCGCAGCGCAAGGCCGCCTATGGCTGCGACATCACTTACGGCCAGAACAACGAATTCGGCTTCGACTACCTGCGCGACAACATGAAGTTCAACCTGGAGGAGTACGTTCAGCGCGAGCATTACTTCGCGGTCGTCGATGAAGTCGATTCGATCCTGATCGACGAGGCCCGCACTCCGCTGATCATCTCCGGCGCCTCAGAGGAATCGACCGATACTTATTACGTGGTCGATCGCGTCATCCCGCGGCTCAAGCTCGAAGAGCATTACACGGTGGATGAGAAGCTCCGCACCGTGGCCCTGACCGAAGCGGGCGTCACGCGCGTCGAGGAGCTGCTCGGCGTGGACAATCTCTACGACCCGCGCAACATCCTGATGCTGCATCATGCCAACCAGGGGCTGAAGGCGCACGCGCTGTTCAAGCGCGACGTCGATTACGTCGTCAAAGACGGCCAGGTCGTGATCGTTGACGAATTCACCGGCCGCCTGATGCCCGGGCGGCGATGGAGCGACGGACTCCATCAGGCGGTCGAGGCCAAGGAGAACGTCAAGATCGAGTCAGAGAATCAGACCCTCGCGACCATCACCTTTCAGAACTATTTCCGCATGTACAAGAAGCTTTCGGGCATGACCGGCACGGCAGACACCGAGGCGGTCGAGTTCCGCGAAATCTACAACCTCGAAGTCATGGTGATGCCGACCAATCAGCCGATGGTCCGGGTGGACAATCATGACGTGGTGTTCAAGACCGAGGCTGAGAAGTTCGACGCGGTGGTCGAAGAGATCAAGGACTGCTATGAGCGCGGGCAGCCGGTTCTGGTCGGCACGGTCTCAATCGAGAAGTCGGAGCGCGTCGCGCACCTGCTCAAAAAAACCGGCGTCAAGCATCACGTGCTGAACGCCAAGAATCACGAGCGCGAGGCCGAGATTGTGGCGCAGGCCGGACGGCACAAGGCGGTCACCATCTCGACGAATATGGCGGGCCGCGGCACCGATATCGTTTTGGGCGGCAATCCCGCGGGTCTGGCCGCGGCTGAGGCCGGCACGCGCGATCCGGATGATCCGAATTTCCAGGCGGCGCTCGAACGCCATCGGCTCCAATGCGCCGCCGAGCGTGAACAGGTATTGGCGGCGGGCGGCCTGCACATCCTCGGCACCGAACGCCACGAGTCGCGCCGCATCGACAATCAGTTGCGCGGACGCTCGGGACGGCAGGGCGATCCGGGTTCCTCGCGATTCTATCTGTCGCTCGAAGATGACCTGCTGCGCATCTTCGGCGCCGATCGCCTCAAAGGGCTGATGGGCGCCATCGGGATGGAGGATAACGAGCCGATCGAGCATCGTTGGATCTCCCGTGCGATCGAGAACGCGCAAAAGAAGGTCGAGGCCCATAATTTCGACATGCGCAAGCATCTGCTGGAATACGACGACGTGATGAACCGGCAGCGCGAGGTGATTTATCATCGCCGCCGCGAGCTGCTCTCCGGCGCGCCGCTCAAAGAGGACATCCTCGAGATGTGCGACGATCAGCTCGAAGAGATCGTCAACGCGCACGTCGACAACGATAAGGATTTTGACGACTGGGATTGGAAGGAACTCGAAGAGGCGACCTTCAAGCAGTTCCGCTTCCATCCCAACTTCCGCGAGAGCCTGAACGGCGCCAAGCTCGACGGCCCTGACGATCTGATCGAGATTGCCAGGGAGCGCGTGCATCAGCTTTACGATCAGCGCGAGGCCGAGTTCACTGAGCCGATAATGCGGCAGATCGAAAAGTTCGTGATGCTGCAAACCCTCGATGGGCTCTGGAAGGACCATCTGCTCGCAATGGATCACCTCAAGGAGGGCATCGGCCTGCGCGGCTACGGGCAGCGCAATCCGCTGGTCGAATATCAGAAAGAAGGCTTCGACATGTTCGAGGCGATGATGCGGATTACGCGCCAGGACGTCGTCGAGAAGGTGTTCTCGGTGCAGGTGCGCCACGAAGCGGAGGCGGCGCCGGTCGAGCAGGTTGCGCCGCCGCGCCCGCAGCGGGTGGTGATGAGCCACGGCTCGGAGACGGTGAACGCGGAGTCGGTCGCCGTCAAGCGCGACGGTGACAAGCTCGGCCGCAACGATCTCTGCCACTGCGGCTCGGGCAAGAAATACAAACGCTGCCACGGCAAGTAG
- the mnmE gene encoding tRNA uridine-5-carboxymethylaminomethyl(34) synthesis GTPase MnmE, producing MYVADTIVASATAPGRAAVAILRLSGPRALAIARALWHPLNSSEPAPRALRLGEIRNPHSGARLDRAMCAFFPAPRSLTGEDVAELHCHGGVYLVGRILGLAADLGARLAEPGEFTRRAWLNGRIDLTAAEAIADLVDARGETALAQAIAQLGGALAERVSGLRDRLLAIRAHLEAEIDFADEDLTLPSRRAIADDIEGLAADIRMLRDSFARGRLAREGARAALIGKPNAGKSSILNLLLGANRAIVTPIPGTTRDVIEDAVNLGPWPLVLADTAGIREGRDDVERIGIERTRDEAVRADLLLPVFDSARPFDSDDADVVGATAGRAGVAILNKRDLMQALDADELRRRGLTLPLVDFSATTPFGLGQLRGALTSALERLAAGAGPGDGIAISRERHRAALTQTVEALAAARDSALAAMPPEIVAVDLAAAADALVSLTGVISNEDLLDAIFREFCIGK from the coding sequence ATGTACGTCGCCGACACCATCGTGGCGAGCGCGACCGCGCCCGGCCGCGCCGCCGTCGCGATCCTGCGCCTTTCCGGCCCCCGCGCGCTCGCGATCGCCCGCGCCCTCTGGCATCCGCTGAACTCTTCCGAGCCCGCCCCGCGTGCGCTGCGCCTCGGCGAAATCCGCAACCCGCATAGCGGCGCGCGACTCGATCGCGCGATGTGCGCCTTCTTTCCTGCGCCCCGCAGCCTTACCGGCGAGGACGTCGCCGAACTCCATTGCCACGGCGGCGTCTATCTGGTGGGGCGCATCCTCGGCCTCGCCGCCGACCTCGGCGCGCGCTTGGCCGAACCGGGTGAATTCACCCGCCGCGCTTGGCTCAACGGCCGTATCGACTTGACCGCCGCCGAAGCGATAGCCGACCTTGTCGACGCGCGCGGCGAGACCGCACTGGCGCAGGCTATCGCGCAGCTCGGTGGCGCCCTCGCCGAACGCGTCAGCGGCTTGCGCGACCGTCTGCTCGCCATCCGCGCGCATCTCGAGGCCGAGATCGATTTCGCCGACGAAGACCTGACGCTGCCGTCGCGTCGCGCCATCGCCGATGACATCGAAGGCCTTGCCGCCGACATCCGGATGCTGCGCGACAGCTTCGCCCGCGGCAGGCTGGCGCGCGAGGGCGCGCGCGCCGCGCTAATTGGCAAGCCCAACGCGGGCAAATCGAGCATCCTGAACCTGCTGCTGGGCGCCAATCGTGCGATCGTGACCCCGATTCCCGGCACCACCCGCGACGTTATCGAGGATGCGGTCAATCTCGGTCCGTGGCCGCTCGTCCTTGCCGATACCGCAGGAATTCGCGAAGGCCGCGACGACGTCGAACGCATCGGCATCGAGCGCACGCGTGACGAGGCCGTCCGCGCCGACCTCCTGCTTCCGGTCTTCGATTCCGCCCGCCCCTTTGACTCCGACGACGCCGACGTTGTCGGGGCCACCGCCGGTCGCGCGGGCGTCGCCATTCTCAACAAGCGCGACCTTATGCAAGCGCTCGACGCTGACGAATTGCGCAGGCGCGGCCTGACTTTGCCGCTGGTCGATTTTTCAGCGACGACGCCCTTCGGCCTCGGGCAGTTGCGCGGGGCACTGACCTCCGCGCTCGAGCGTCTGGCCGCAGGCGCGGGGCCCGGCGACGGCATCGCGATTTCCCGCGAACGCCATCGCGCAGCCCTCACGCAAACCGTCGAGGCACTTGCGGCTGCGCGCGACTCTGCACTCGCGGCGATGCCGCCCGAAATCGTCGCGGTCGATCTTGCGGCTGCCGCCGACGCGCTGGTGAGCCTGACCGGCGTCATCTCGAACGAAGACCTGCTTGACGCCATCTTCCGCGAATTTTGCATCGGCAAGTAG
- a CDS encoding RNA polymerase sigma factor gives MKPAKSIGVTTEYEPLDSVQDAQRGDDAALEQLIRDYQRRVAAAVIALVGGDADWQDLCQQIFVKMVRGLPRLKQPELFEPWLMRIARNACFDHLRRRRARRFLVPWERWHDELASAPSDADPETRSVALARAMERLPDDQRELLTLVRDGSWSYQALARITGDSLAAIKSRLFRARRRVQQIMLEGESDEG, from the coding sequence TTGAAACCGGCGAAGAGCATTGGCGTGACCACAGAGTATGAGCCGCTCGATTCGGTGCAGGATGCGCAGCGCGGCGACGACGCCGCGCTCGAGCAACTAATCCGCGACTACCAACGCCGCGTCGCGGCCGCCGTAATCGCGCTCGTTGGGGGCGACGCCGACTGGCAGGATCTCTGTCAGCAGATTTTCGTCAAGATGGTGCGCGGTTTGCCGCGCCTCAAGCAGCCCGAACTCTTCGAGCCGTGGCTGATGCGCATCGCACGCAACGCCTGCTTCGACCATTTACGCCGGCGCCGCGCACGCCGTTTCCTGGTCCCGTGGGAGCGCTGGCACGACGAACTTGCCAGCGCACCATCCGACGCGGATCCCGAGACCCGCAGCGTGGCGCTCGCGCGCGCGATGGAACGCCTGCCCGATGATCAACGCGAGCTTTTGACCCTGGTGCGTGACGGTTCGTGGAGCTATCAGGCCCTCGCGCGCATCACCGGCGATAGCCTTGCCGCGATCAAGTCGCGGCTCTTCCGCGCCCGCCGTCGCGTGCAGCAAATTATGCTCGAGGGTGAATCTGATGAAGGATGA
- a CDS encoding periplasmic heavy metal sensor, which yields MRFKTLLLSLCLAAAIPAAAFAQPHCHGPAGFGRTMPMPMMMLLRHVNLSAAQQTQVQQLMEANSTQAQPLMTQLHSIHDQIADKLLSSGSVTATDIAPLQQQASQVHQQLDQDMLATALKIRAVLTPAQLAQASELHGKFKSLRAQFQTLMGDEPPPPPEGAPQ from the coding sequence ATGCGATTCAAGACACTCTTGCTTTCACTCTGCCTTGCCGCCGCGATCCCCGCCGCGGCGTTCGCCCAGCCCCACTGTCACGGACCTGCGGGCTTCGGCCGCACGATGCCCATGCCCATGATGATGCTGCTCCGTCACGTCAACCTCAGCGCCGCTCAGCAGACCCAGGTCCAGCAGCTGATGGAGGCGAATTCCACCCAGGCCCAGCCCCTGATGACGCAGCTTCACTCAATTCATGATCAGATTGCCGACAAGTTGCTGAGTTCTGGAAGCGTCACCGCAACCGACATCGCGCCGTTGCAGCAGCAGGCAAGCCAGGTTCATCAGCAACTCGACCAGGATATGCTCGCGACGGCGCTGAAGATTCGCGCCGTCCTGACGCCCGCGCAGTTGGCGCAGGCATCAGAGCTGCACGGCAAGTTCAAATCGTTGCGCGCCCAATTCCAGACCCTGATGGGCGACGAGCCGCCGCCTCCGCCGGAGGGCGCTCCCCAGTAA
- the obgE gene encoding GTPase ObgE, whose protein sequence is MRFIDEARVYVQAGKGGDGAIAFLREKFRPFGGPAGGDGGRGGSVIFEVDEGLSTLLDFKYKPRLIARDGESGRGKQQYGRQGDDLVVRVPPGTVVSDEATERIIADLTIPGERAIVAQGGIGGKGNMHFVSSTHRTPQISTPGTAGVQLWARMELRLVAEAGLVGLPNAGKSTLLAALSAARPKIAAYPFTTLTPNLGRVQLSAEEAFSVADIPGLIEGAHLGSGLGIRFLKHLKRTRVIVYVLDAAAEPLADFATVRAEIEAFDPEMLTRPALIALNKLDLVSAAVAADHALKLRARTGVEVFVISAAEEMGLEPLVAGIACRLKAAEAVALECPR, encoded by the coding sequence ATGCGGTTTATCGATGAAGCGCGGGTTTATGTGCAGGCGGGCAAAGGTGGTGACGGCGCGATTGCTTTCCTGCGCGAAAAATTCCGGCCGTTCGGCGGACCGGCGGGCGGCGACGGCGGCCGCGGCGGCAGCGTTATCTTCGAGGTCGACGAGGGCCTCTCGACCCTGCTCGATTTCAAGTACAAGCCGCGGCTGATCGCGCGCGACGGCGAATCCGGCCGCGGCAAGCAGCAGTATGGCCGTCAGGGCGACGACCTCGTCGTACGCGTGCCGCCCGGTACGGTCGTTTCCGACGAAGCGACCGAGCGGATAATCGCGGACCTCACGATCCCGGGTGAGCGTGCGATAGTCGCGCAGGGCGGTATCGGCGGCAAGGGCAATATGCACTTTGTCTCGTCAACCCATCGCACCCCGCAGATTTCGACACCCGGCACCGCCGGTGTGCAGCTCTGGGCGCGGATGGAGTTGCGGCTGGTGGCGGAAGCGGGACTGGTCGGGCTGCCGAACGCCGGGAAATCAACGCTGCTCGCCGCGCTGAGCGCGGCGCGTCCGAAGATAGCCGCTTACCCTTTCACCACGCTGACACCCAACCTCGGCCGCGTGCAGCTCAGCGCCGAGGAGGCCTTCAGCGTCGCCGACATCCCGGGACTGATCGAGGGGGCGCATCTGGGAAGCGGCCTTGGCATCCGCTTTTTGAAGCATCTGAAGCGTACCCGCGTAATCGTCTATGTGCTCGACGCGGCGGCCGAGCCGCTCGCCGATTTCGCGACCGTGCGCGCCGAAATCGAAGCTTTCGATCCCGAGATGCTGACGCGGCCCGCGCTGATCGCCCTGAACAAGCTCGACCTGGTTTCGGCAGCGGTCGCCGCCGATCACGCTCTCAAGTTGCGCGCCCGCACCGGAGTCGAAGTCTTCGTAATCTCCGCCGCCGAAGAAATGGGACTGGAGCCGCTGGTCGCCGGGATCGCTTGCAGATTGAAAGCGGCGGAGGCGGTAGCGCTCGAATGTCCCAGGTAG
- the argJ gene encoding bifunctional glutamate N-acetyltransferase/amino-acid acetyltransferase ArgJ: MEVRLEPAIVQGFRFAGVAAGLRKEPGRKDLGIIVADVLAAAAGVFTTNRVKAAPVVVAQEHLRGGRLRGVAVNSGSANCFTGKRGLKLAEDSAASLARALSCDAKLIAPCSTGVIGHPYDLAKYREGITQAVAQLDAGALADFAAAIITTDTRPKMASVRLKLGGAQVTIAGCAKGAGMVQPMMATMLAFIVTDAAASAAQLRTILKALLPHSFNAITVDGDMSTNDTLLLIASGAAHNRALAGRELTAFANGVEGVAAALARELVRDGEGATKLVTIEVRGARNPREAERVAREIANSPLVKTAFFGCDPNFGRIAMAAGKAGVALDLDRLEVSLGGIKIASRGALNVEALAAASERMKAPEFGLVIDLKQGKAVARVTTCDLSYDYVKINAEYTT, from the coding sequence ATGGAGGTACGACTCGAGCCCGCGATCGTGCAGGGCTTTCGCTTTGCCGGCGTCGCGGCCGGGCTGCGCAAGGAGCCGGGGCGCAAAGACCTCGGGATTATCGTCGCCGACGTGCTGGCGGCGGCCGCGGGCGTCTTCACGACAAATCGCGTCAAAGCCGCGCCCGTAGTTGTCGCGCAGGAGCATCTGCGCGGCGGGCGGCTACGCGGTGTCGCGGTCAATTCCGGCTCGGCGAACTGCTTCACCGGCAAGCGCGGCCTCAAGCTTGCGGAGGATTCGGCGGCGAGCCTCGCGCGCGCATTGAGCTGCGACGCCAAGCTGATCGCGCCCTGCTCGACCGGCGTGATCGGCCATCCGTACGATCTAGCGAAATACCGCGAGGGCATCACGCAAGCGGTCGCGCAACTCGACGCCGGCGCGCTCGCTGACTTCGCCGCCGCAATCATCACGACGGATACGCGGCCGAAGATGGCGTCGGTGCGGCTCAAGCTCGGCGGCGCACAGGTAACAATCGCGGGCTGCGCCAAGGGCGCCGGCATGGTTCAGCCGATGATGGCGACGATGCTGGCGTTTATCGTGACCGACGCCGCGGCCAGCGCCGCGCAACTGCGCACGATTCTCAAAGCCCTGCTGCCGCATAGCTTCAACGCGATCACGGTCGATGGTGACATGTCGACCAACGACACGCTGCTGCTCATTGCGAGCGGCGCGGCGCATAATCGCGCGCTGGCCGGCCGCGAGCTCACAGCCTTCGCGAACGGCGTCGAGGGCGTCGCCGCCGCGCTCGCACGGGAGTTAGTACGCGACGGCGAAGGCGCCACCAAGCTCGTGACGATCGAGGTGCGCGGCGCGCGCAATCCGCGCGAGGCCGAGCGCGTCGCCCGCGAAATCGCGAACTCGCCGCTGGTCAAGACGGCGTTCTTCGGCTGCGACCCGAATTTCGGCCGCATCGCGATGGCGGCCGGCAAGGCCGGCGTCGCGCTCGATCTCGATCGGCTCGAGGTCAGTCTCGGCGGGATCAAGATCGCGAGCCGCGGCGCGCTCAACGTTGAGGCGCTCGCCGCCGCGAGCGAACGGATGAAGGCACCCGAATTCGGTTTGGTGATCGATCTGAAGCAGGGCAAGGCCGTGGCCCGCGTCACGACCTGCGACCTGAGCTACGACTACGTCAAGATCAACGCCGAATATACAACCTGA
- a CDS encoding NUDIX domain-containing protein — MPNQIDDERPVMANHHIQHQHPQNIRFCGLCGGAMRVREVLPDRKRFKVCVNCGYVDFPGPKLVAGCLVIERGRVLLLRRGIMPQVGKWTFPGGYVDLGETPAQAALRETVEEVGMRVALGELAGLFSDPANPAVAVAVYLARPGLEPPGLSAEATEVRYFAPDEIPWPELAFHTTTAALTTWLALEPGPFR, encoded by the coding sequence ATGCCTAACCAAATCGACGACGAGCGGCCAGTTATGGCCAACCATCACATCCAGCATCAGCATCCGCAAAATATCCGCTTCTGCGGACTCTGCGGCGGCGCGATGCGCGTGCGCGAAGTCTTACCCGATCGCAAACGCTTCAAGGTTTGCGTCAATTGCGGCTACGTCGATTTTCCGGGACCCAAACTGGTCGCAGGATGCCTCGTCATCGAGCGCGGCCGCGTGCTGCTGCTCCGCCGCGGGATCATGCCGCAGGTCGGTAAATGGACCTTTCCCGGCGGCTACGTCGACCTCGGTGAAACTCCCGCACAGGCGGCGCTGCGCGAGACCGTCGAGGAAGTCGGGATGCGCGTGGCGCTTGGCGAACTGGCCGGCCTGTTCAGCGATCCGGCGAACCCAGCTGTCGCGGTCGCCGTCTACCTCGCGCGACCCGGCCTCGAGCCGCCGGGCCTCTCGGCGGAAGCGACCGAAGTCCGCTACTTCGCGCCGGATGAAATCCCCTGGCCCGAGCTCGCCTTCCACACTACGACCGCCGCGTTGACGACCTGGCTCGCCCTCGAACCCGGCCCGTTCCGCTAG
- a CDS encoding glutamate-5-semialdehyde dehydrogenase codes for MNLETEIVGGLTAARDAACRLALAGTAQKNDALAHLARALRDSTAVLLAANATDVAAARAAGEGGAFVERLTLNPDRIAAMARGVEEVAALPDPVGETIANWTRPNGLAIAQVRVPLGVIAIVYESRPNVTIDAGVLCLKAGDAVVLRGGREALATNAALARLLADALARAGLDPAAVMFIGSPDREAIQIIKRHPDLIDLIIPRGGNALKAALHGSAVPLLPHFDGICHTYVDRAANLPMAEEICFNAKCSRPSVCNAMETMLVHRAIAPAFLPAIALRFAAAGVELRGDAPARAFIPDARPATDADWDAEYLELILAIKVVDSLDEAIAFIARHGSGLADAIVTDDPAAAERFQREVDSATVYVNASTRFTDGFEFGFGAETGISTNRLHARGPMGLRELTTYKYVIRGDGQVRR; via the coding sequence ATGAATCTCGAAACTGAGATCGTCGGTGGATTGACGGCCGCGCGGGACGCCGCGTGCCGCCTCGCGCTCGCCGGCACGGCGCAGAAGAACGATGCGCTCGCGCATCTCGCACGCGCCTTGCGCGATTCGACCGCGGTGCTGCTTGCCGCCAACGCCACCGACGTCGCTGCGGCGCGCGCGGCCGGCGAGGGTGGCGCGTTCGTCGAACGTCTGACGCTGAATCCCGATCGCATCGCGGCGATGGCGCGCGGGGTCGAGGAAGTCGCGGCGCTGCCCGACCCGGTCGGCGAGACGATCGCGAACTGGACGCGGCCGAATGGCCTTGCGATCGCGCAGGTCCGCGTGCCGCTCGGCGTTATCGCGATCGTCTACGAGTCGCGTCCCAACGTCACGATCGACGCGGGCGTCCTCTGCCTCAAGGCCGGCGACGCGGTGGTGCTGCGCGGCGGGCGTGAGGCGCTGGCGACCAATGCGGCGTTGGCCCGGCTGCTTGCCGACGCGCTCGCGCGCGCCGGACTCGACCCGGCCGCCGTGATGTTCATCGGTAGTCCGGATCGCGAAGCGATCCAGATCATCAAACGCCATCCGGATCTGATCGATCTGATTATCCCGCGCGGCGGCAACGCGCTGAAAGCTGCGCTGCACGGTTCCGCGGTGCCGCTCCTCCCGCACTTCGACGGCATCTGCCATACCTATGTCGATCGTGCAGCGAACCTGCCGATGGCCGAGGAGATCTGCTTCAATGCCAAGTGCAGCCGGCCGTCGGTCTGCAACGCGATGGAGACGATGCTGGTGCATCGCGCGATCGCGCCGGCCTTTCTGCCCGCGATCGCGCTGCGCTTCGCCGCGGCGGGCGTCGAGCTGCGCGGTGATGCGCCCGCGCGCGCGTTCATTCCCGACGCCCGGCCGGCGACTGACGCGGATTGGGACGCCGAGTATCTCGAGCTGATCCTGGCGATTAAAGTGGTCGATTCGCTCGACGAGGCGATCGCCTTTATCGCGCGCCACGGCTCCGGACTCGCCGACGCGATCGTCACTGACGATCCCGCGGCCGCCGAACGCTTTCAACGCGAGGTCGATTCCGCCACGGTTTACGTCAACGCCTCGACGCGCTTCACCGACGGCTTCGAGTTCGGCTTCGGCGCCGAGACCGGCATCTCGACCAACCGGCTCCACGCGCGCGGCCCGATGGGCCTGCGCGAGCTGACGACCTACAAGTACGTCATTCGCGGTGACGGTCAGGTGCGTCGGTGA